From a single Aliarcobacter faecis genomic region:
- a CDS encoding DUF6602 domain-containing protein translates to MSMKLYYESINNEFMALKERITYLIGYTHHSTTGGYKEALLKDFIARYLPENIGISRGFVVFNQRQDNNYETIRNNLEYNSNELDILLYDKTRPTLYKSDNLVIVDVHSVKGIIEVKANLRSDKVDDIIDKFKKNISKINLQKDKKIYSGIFAYEVSLPNEENLLDQIQNNTKKDLNNVINHICLGSNKFVKFWEYNPAYVQDNNYYKWHLYKFDDNLAMGYFIYNLITFFINKNDRLWFPSGTKEPYLSDSRRIDEPL, encoded by the coding sequence ATGTCAATGAAATTATATTATGAAAGTATAAATAATGAATTTATGGCTCTAAAAGAGAGAATTACCTATTTAATAGGTTATACACATCATTCAACAACTGGTGGATATAAAGAAGCTTTACTAAAAGACTTTATAGCTAGATATTTACCAGAAAATATAGGGATATCTAGAGGTTTTGTAGTATTTAATCAAAGACAAGATAATAATTATGAAACAATAAGAAATAACTTAGAATATAATAGTAATGAGCTTGACATTTTATTATATGATAAAACAAGACCTACACTATATAAATCAGATAATTTAGTTATAGTTGATGTTCACTCAGTTAAGGGTATAATTGAAGTAAAGGCAAATTTGAGATCTGATAAGGTTGATGATATTATTGATAAATTTAAAAAAAACATATCAAAAATTAATTTGCAAAAAGATAAAAAAATATATTCAGGAATATTTGCATACGAAGTATCTTTACCTAATGAAGAAAATCTTTTAGACCAAATTCAAAATAATACAAAAAAAGATTTAAATAATGTAATAAATCACATTTGTTTAGGAAGTAATAAGTTTGTAAAGTTTTGGGAATATAATCCAGCTTATGTGCAAGATAATAATTACTATAAGTGGCACTTGTATAAATTTGATGATAATTTGGCAATGGGTTATTTTATATATAATTTAATCACTTTTTTTATTAATAAAAATGATAGATTATGGTTCCCCTCTGGAACAAAAGAACCTTATTTATCTGATAGTAGAAGAATTGATGAACCTCTCTAA
- a CDS encoding AAA domain-containing protein: MLKSYELIKKIKDNVLLVKNFKDEQLIVKVYPKNNNEYSTIYLHEIKALEKLFHPNVVKIERSEEDEDYYYLLFKFIQGETIYSAFRNLNNDKEKYRFLKTINKILDALNYIHLNNYTHNDIKPNNIIVNYNKEPFILDFGTATISNTITKSVSELSLWYASPEQKNNLDVDLRSDFYSLGITIIETLVEEQLFHKFIENKISIEKLIDSIAFFADGKNEELINILKQMTYEDRSHRFDNAKEIITRINNILSFFNFENEYELNLSETVKNQLIEDYNKYPWDILEFINEKLNNEIKYIEYGKDKEDRKQVKICTKDLVFYCGIKSNDHFYVVGYSQRVPDSIKQNGHILEDKFILSEGHPLSKYNSTDELINKLIRLDKKETKEKEERKEKKDFLTKTVKQLKIERAILDKKNISLYAFTKDIKKAKKEFTAKVINQSNIKIRKEHLKSTIEEKLVHKLFDDGFIDDPNNQDLLKLLNSLIENFFFENNKNDIAKKLSIIQKKEQEVVKNILISKYEEIKSNMKKLEFNASLLFFMYPEYLIKQKEEDKFFEQNDDVIVEGVNKKNKFTQKCYIQNINIIKKEINLKHDNEISKIPDEIKISFDYARNSGVLNKQEYSINDLKSNNTIIDNLLGKISNPNSLAPKREIPKIDIDTLINKRLDENQKEAVEKALSLEMGEYLVIQGPPGTGKTTVITEIIQQILKRNKLAKILVTSQSNQAVDNVLEKICENENKIVRFGNDKSKFSNTALKYHEESVFYSYLQEIKKRLESDNTNYFLKGEKLDSLHKKWKSTILQGDDELKTLLFKKIRVIFGTLVGISSWQDFRSIEFDYIIVDEAGRATLPELMIPLRKAKKFILVGDHQQLPPIVDNTVLSKMTDYNKKDLETTLFEELYKKIEHNDFKHFLKYNYRSHSSIAKLYSEVFYDGNIETKDDLVREHQLDFEKKVYLYSTSNIEDKFDKQIGTGKINDANKKVIIKILEELQLNATKCDKYKSVGIITPYLVQRDNLRSSIGQLKSKFDKLDIAINSVDAFQGSDRDIIIYDMVRSQSDSKVNIDFIADEKRLNVALSRTKELLFLVGDVKFIYSCNVKEGDNPFKKIIELINQNKDYYEIKEVIYE, encoded by the coding sequence TTGTTAAAAAGTTATGAACTAATTAAAAAAATAAAAGATAATGTATTATTAGTAAAAAATTTTAAAGACGAGCAGTTAATAGTAAAAGTATATCCAAAAAATAATAATGAATACTCTACAATTTACCTTCATGAGATAAAAGCTTTAGAAAAACTTTTTCATCCAAATGTAGTGAAAATTGAAAGATCAGAGGAAGATGAAGATTATTATTATTTATTATTTAAGTTTATTCAAGGTGAAACTATTTATTCTGCATTTAGAAATTTAAATAATGATAAAGAAAAATATCGTTTTTTAAAAACTATAAATAAAATATTAGATGCATTAAATTATATTCATTTGAATAATTATACTCATAATGATATAAAACCAAATAATATAATAGTAAATTACAATAAAGAACCTTTTATATTAGATTTTGGGACAGCAACTATTTCAAATACTATCACTAAATCAGTAAGTGAATTATCACTATGGTATGCAAGTCCTGAACAAAAGAATAATTTAGATGTAGATTTACGTTCAGATTTTTATTCTTTGGGTATTACAATAATTGAAACTTTAGTAGAAGAACAATTATTTCATAAGTTCATAGAAAATAAAATATCTATAGAAAAGTTAATAGATAGTATAGCTTTTTTTGCAGATGGTAAAAATGAAGAATTAATAAATATTTTAAAACAAATGACTTATGAAGATAGAAGTCATAGGTTTGACAATGCTAAAGAAATTATTACTCGTATAAACAATATTTTGAGTTTCTTTAATTTTGAAAATGAATATGAGTTAAATCTTAGTGAAACAGTAAAAAATCAATTAATTGAAGACTATAATAAATATCCTTGGGATATATTAGAATTTATAAATGAGAAACTTAATAATGAAATAAAATATATAGAATATGGTAAAGATAAAGAAGATAGAAAACAAGTAAAAATATGTACAAAAGATTTAGTATTTTATTGTGGAATTAAAAGTAATGATCATTTTTATGTTGTTGGATATTCACAGAGAGTACCAGATTCGATTAAACAAAATGGGCATATACTAGAAGATAAATTTATATTATCAGAAGGGCATCCTTTATCTAAATATAATTCAACTGATGAATTAATTAATAAGTTAATTAGATTAGATAAAAAAGAAACAAAAGAAAAAGAAGAAAGAAAAGAAAAAAAAGATTTTTTAACAAAAACAGTAAAACAATTAAAAATTGAAAGAGCAATTTTAGATAAAAAGAATATTTCTTTATATGCATTTACAAAAGATATAAAAAAGGCAAAAAAAGAGTTTACAGCGAAGGTTATTAATCAATCTAATATTAAGATTAGAAAAGAGCATTTAAAAAGTACAATAGAGGAAAAATTAGTACATAAACTATTTGATGATGGTTTTATTGATGATCCAAATAACCAAGATTTACTTAAATTATTAAATAGTTTAATTGAAAATTTCTTTTTTGAAAATAATAAAAATGATATAGCAAAAAAACTTTCAATTATTCAAAAAAAAGAACAAGAAGTTGTAAAGAATATATTAATATCAAAATATGAAGAGATTAAAAGTAATATGAAAAAACTTGAATTTAATGCAAGTTTATTATTTTTTATGTATCCAGAGTATTTAATCAAGCAAAAAGAAGAGGATAAATTTTTTGAACAAAATGATGATGTAATAGTTGAAGGAGTAAATAAAAAAAATAAGTTTACTCAGAAATGTTATATACAAAATATAAATATTATAAAAAAAGAAATAAATTTAAAACATGATAATGAGATATCAAAAATTCCTGATGAAATAAAAATATCTTTTGATTATGCTCGCAATAGTGGAGTATTAAATAAACAAGAATATTCAATAAATGATTTAAAAAGTAATAATACGATTATTGATAACTTACTGGGTAAGATTTCTAATCCAAACTCTCTTGCACCAAAAAGAGAAATTCCTAAAATAGATATAGACACTCTTATTAATAAAAGATTAGACGAAAATCAAAAAGAAGCAGTTGAAAAAGCTCTTAGTTTAGAAATGGGTGAATACCTTGTTATTCAAGGACCTCCAGGAACAGGTAAAACTACAGTAATAACAGAAATAATTCAACAAATTTTGAAAAGAAATAAGTTAGCTAAAATTTTGGTTACTTCTCAATCTAATCAAGCAGTAGATAATGTATTGGAAAAAATATGTGAAAATGAAAATAAAATTGTTAGATTTGGTAATGATAAAAGTAAATTTTCTAATACAGCACTAAAATATCATGAAGAATCAGTTTTTTATAGTTATTTACAAGAAATTAAAAAAAGGTTGGAAAGTGATAATACAAATTACTTTTTAAAAGGAGAAAAACTAGATTCTCTTCACAAAAAATGGAAGAGTACTATACTTCAAGGTGATGATGAGTTAAAAACACTGTTATTTAAAAAAATAAGAGTAATTTTTGGAACTTTAGTTGGAATAAGTAGTTGGCAAGATTTTAGAAGTATAGAGTTTGATTATATTATTGTTGATGAAGCAGGTAGAGCAACTTTGCCTGAGTTGATGATACCACTTAGAAAAGCAAAAAAATTTATTTTGGTAGGGGATCATCAACAATTGCCACCAATTGTTGATAATACCGTTCTATCAAAAATGACAGACTACAACAAAAAAGATTTAGAAACAACACTTTTTGAAGAATTATATAAAAAAATAGAGCATAATGATTTTAAACATTTTTTAAAATATAATTATCGTTCACATTCAAGTATTGCTAAATTGTACAGTGAAGTTTTTTATGATGGAAATATTGAAACTAAAGATGATTTAGTTAGAGAACATCAGCTAGACTTTGAAAAGAAAGTTTACTTATATAGTACATCAAATATTGAAGATAAATTTGATAAACAAATTGGTACAGGGAAAATTAATGATGCAAATAAAAAAGTTATTATAAAAATTTTAGAAGAACTTCAATTAAATGCAACTAAATGTGATAAATATAAATCTGTGGGAATTATTACACCCTATTTGGTTCAAAGGGATAATTTAAGATCTTCTATTGGACAATTAAAATCAAAATTTGATAAATTAGATATTGCTATTAATTCAGTAGATGCATTTCAAGGAAGCGATAGAGATATAATTATTTATGATATGGTACGAAGTCAATCTGATTCAAAAGTAAATATAGATTTTATTGCTGATGAAAAGAGGTTAAATGTAGCGCTTTCAAGAACAAAAGAGTTATTATTTTTAGTTGGAGATGTAAAGTTTATTTATAGTTGTAATGTAAAAGAAGGAGATAATCCATTTAAAAAAATTATTGAATTGATTAATCAAAATAAAGATTACTATGAAATTAAAGAGGTTATTTATGAATAA
- a CDS encoding ATP-binding protein codes for MSLFDYDDIEALGKVISVDTSSVIVEVLDIEKLKSLQVNRLVVLQSSKAEQFLIGLIEKLVRKKIFDDSLENEDNFLEENLCKITLIGTFKNKEGLQNNVFRRTLETVPEIDANCFALEHDKLTNFMQVISQLSDGENSLSLGTYTLDDNAKAYINGNKLFQRHAFIGGSTGSGKSWTTAKIIEQMAKLNNVNSIIFDLHGEYKPLKDIDNIEYYKIAGPSDIEQNKGLSDNVLHIPYWLLTYEALVSMFVDRSDQNAPNQSMVISREIRNVKKEYLEEKEQNDILANFTIDSPIPFSLESLLEKLNAINSEMVPGARAGAEKAGDFNGKLSRMISRLENKISDKRMGFLFGGGEVVMEFDWLNKLVETLIGVNSENSKAGIKIVDFSEVPSDILPLIVSLIARLSFSVQQWTKSKERHPIALLCDEAHLYIPNKSSSSSSDEISLSIFERIAKEGRKYGLSLVVISQRPSEVNRTVLSQCSNFIAMRLTNTDDQMVIKKLLPDNLGGFGDILPILDTGEALVVGDASLLPSRIRIDKPLKTPDSGTVDFWDEWQKDVKSNRVSNAVNNWRKQNIN; via the coding sequence ATGAGTTTATTTGATTATGATGATATAGAAGCATTAGGTAAAGTTATATCAGTTGATACTAGTTCAGTTATTGTAGAAGTATTAGACATAGAGAAATTAAAAAGTTTACAAGTAAATCGATTGGTTGTATTACAAAGTTCTAAGGCAGAACAATTTTTAATAGGTTTAATTGAAAAATTGGTTAGAAAAAAGATTTTTGATGATTCACTAGAAAATGAGGATAATTTTTTAGAAGAAAACTTATGTAAAATTACACTAATAGGGACATTTAAAAATAAAGAAGGTCTTCAAAATAATGTTTTTAGAAGAACTTTAGAAACAGTACCTGAAATAGATGCAAATTGCTTTGCTCTTGAACATGATAAATTAACAAATTTTATGCAAGTTATTTCACAATTAAGTGATGGAGAAAATTCATTATCTCTTGGTACATATACTTTAGATGATAATGCAAAAGCATATATAAATGGTAATAAGTTATTTCAAAGACATGCTTTTATTGGTGGAAGTACAGGTTCTGGTAAATCATGGACAACTGCTAAAATTATAGAACAAATGGCTAAATTAAATAATGTAAATTCAATAATTTTTGATTTACATGGTGAATATAAGCCATTAAAAGATATTGATAATATTGAGTATTACAAAATTGCTGGACCCTCTGATATTGAACAAAATAAAGGACTTTCAGATAATGTATTGCATATACCATATTGGCTATTGACTTATGAAGCATTAGTTTCTATGTTTGTCGATAGAAGTGATCAAAATGCACCAAATCAGTCAATGGTAATATCAAGAGAAATTAGAAATGTAAAAAAAGAGTATTTAGAAGAAAAAGAACAAAATGATATTTTAGCTAATTTTACAATTGATAGTCCTATACCGTTTTCTTTGGAAAGTTTATTAGAAAAATTAAATGCTATAAATTCTGAAATGGTACCAGGAGCAAGAGCGGGTGCAGAAAAAGCAGGTGATTTTAATGGTAAATTAAGTCGTATGATTTCCAGATTAGAAAATAAAATATCAGATAAAAGAATGGGGTTTTTATTTGGAGGTGGAGAGGTTGTAATGGAATTTGATTGGCTCAATAAGTTAGTAGAAACTCTTATTGGGGTTAATAGTGAAAATAGTAAGGCGGGAATAAAAATAGTTGATTTCTCAGAAGTACCATCTGATATTTTACCTTTAATAGTTAGTTTAATAGCGAGATTATCTTTTTCCGTTCAACAATGGACTAAATCAAAAGAAAGACATCCAATAGCACTTTTATGTGATGAAGCTCATTTATACATTCCTAATAAAAGTAGTTCAAGTTCAAGTGATGAAATATCTTTGAGTATATTTGAAAGAATTGCAAAAGAAGGACGGAAATATGGATTAAGTTTAGTTGTAATTAGTCAAAGACCATCCGAAGTAAATAGGACTGTTTTAAGTCAATGTAGTAATTTTATTGCTATGAGACTTACAAATACTGATGATCAAATGGTTATAAAAAAATTACTTCCAGATAATCTTGGTGGATTTGGCGATATTTTACCTATACTTGATACAGGGGAAGCTTTAGTTGTAGGTGATGCAAGTTTATTACCTAGTAGAATTAGAATTGATAAACCATTAAAAACTCCTGATAGTGGTACAGTTGACTTTTGGGATGAATGGCAGAAAGATGTTAAATCTAATCGAGTTAGTAATGCCGTTAATAATTGGCGAAAACAAAATATTAATTAG
- a CDS encoding SIR2 family protein has product MKEKLNSIAVQAQKYIENVPVIVLGSGASVSYGLPTMGVLSKHLKDNVNGESDSNWSDFIKLLDDGTDLETALQKITLNEEVTTQIIKETWNLINPIDIEVFFKSLQNPNFYSLSNLIGKLFLSTSTELNIITTNYDRLAEYACEKKNIYHFTGFSTGFLRTKVIEDPINIRRRVNILKVHGSLDWFRSKDNLLIGLSNTSKIPEDFIPEIVTPGNEKYKKTYQEPYRTIIQKADLALENNNSYLCIGYGFNDEHIQTKLVNKCVYNNSTLLILTRTLTEATKKFINKQGCKNYLAFEKSGDKDTKVYSSLKGEFIIPESDYWTLDGFLKLI; this is encoded by the coding sequence ATGAAAGAAAAATTGAATAGTATAGCAGTTCAGGCACAGAAATATATTGAAAATGTACCAGTTATTGTTTTGGGTAGTGGTGCTTCAGTATCTTATGGATTGCCAACAATGGGTGTTTTATCTAAACATTTAAAAGATAATGTAAATGGAGAATCTGATTCTAACTGGAGTGATTTTATAAAACTATTAGATGACGGTACTGATTTAGAAACTGCTTTACAAAAAATCACATTAAATGAAGAAGTTACAACTCAAATAATAAAAGAAACATGGAATTTAATTAACCCAATTGATATAGAAGTTTTTTTTAAAAGTTTACAGAATCCAAATTTTTATTCTTTATCAAATTTAATTGGTAAATTATTTTTAAGTACATCAACTGAGTTAAACATAATAACAACAAATTATGATAGATTAGCCGAATATGCTTGTGAAAAAAAGAATATATATCATTTTACAGGCTTTAGTACAGGTTTTTTGAGAACTAAAGTTATTGAAGATCCTATTAATATAAGAAGAAGAGTCAATATATTAAAAGTACATGGTTCATTAGATTGGTTTAGAAGTAAAGACAATTTGTTAATAGGTTTATCTAATACATCAAAAATTCCTGAAGATTTTATACCTGAAATTGTTACACCTGGTAATGAAAAATATAAAAAAACATATCAAGAACCTTATAGAACAATAATTCAGAAAGCAGATTTAGCACTTGAAAATAATAATAGTTATTTATGTATTGGATATGGATTTAATGATGAACATATTCAAACAAAATTAGTAAATAAATGTGTTTATAACAATTCTACTTTATTAATACTTACTAGAACTCTAACAGAAGCAACTAAAAAATTTATAAATAAACAAGGTTGTAAAAATTATTTAGCTTTTGAAAAATCAGGGGACAAAGATACAAAAGTATACTCATCCTTAAAGGGGGAATTTATCATTCCTGAAAGTGATTATTGGACATTAGATGGTTTTTTAAAATTAATATAA
- a CDS encoding phospholipase D-like domain-containing protein, with translation MNNVQNSIEYKEILARKYYEYYYDEKYELYDIQEFYYPYFKIKCNCIFREKTELSIIEEIFLTAIKEGINDLKELETFLAIDKEVFEELAARLHIDKLFVETPILTLTDVGIKVLNDSGILTTQEDEKYVILDGIFGTSVSIDTTDEKKQDKSKNKNNLRVQIPYPKTETLDKNVNNKALQTVLFENIKSTNNKEKEIYEIKEILDTYKFHKKYYALFFKNENNPKKVLILNNGEPNDYLTNIVSDFEQEGKSLFDLSKEAKKEHDELLKDKTIKEYSEIDNLANGTQLGTYEHPKFFDYAFKYSKKEVVIVSPWINWNVIKEKKYYIEDALKRNVRITFNYGMGEIKDLDIESKEFFDKMRAKYNNLLVYITRKVPDHSKILICDRDWMITTSFNWTSFKGDINRAKRKERGTFLNDRREILKNIEEYSSEPI, from the coding sequence ATGAATAATGTACAAAATTCCATCGAATATAAAGAAATACTTGCAAGAAAATATTATGAGTACTATTATGATGAAAAATATGAGTTGTATGATATTCAAGAGTTTTATTACCCTTATTTTAAAATCAAGTGTAATTGTATTTTTAGAGAAAAGACAGAATTATCAATAATAGAAGAGATTTTTTTAACAGCTATAAAAGAGGGGATTAATGATTTAAAAGAACTTGAGACTTTTTTAGCCATTGATAAAGAAGTATTTGAAGAATTAGCTGCACGTTTACATATTGATAAACTTTTTGTAGAAACACCTATTTTAACTTTAACAGATGTCGGTATTAAAGTACTGAATGATAGTGGAATACTTACAACCCAAGAAGATGAAAAATATGTAATTTTAGATGGTATTTTTGGTACTTCTGTATCTATAGATACGACGGATGAAAAAAAACAAGATAAATCTAAAAATAAAAACAATTTAAGAGTACAAATACCTTATCCTAAAACTGAAACATTGGATAAAAATGTTAATAATAAAGCATTGCAGACAGTATTATTTGAAAATATAAAAAGTACAAATAATAAAGAAAAAGAAATATATGAAATAAAAGAAATATTAGATACATATAAATTTCATAAAAAATATTATGCACTTTTTTTTAAGAATGAAAATAACCCTAAAAAAGTATTGATTTTAAATAATGGTGAGCCAAATGATTATTTAACTAATATAGTTAGTGATTTTGAACAAGAAGGAAAGAGTTTATTTGATTTATCAAAAGAAGCTAAAAAAGAACATGATGAACTATTAAAAGATAAGACTATAAAAGAATATTCTGAAATTGATAATCTAGCTAACGGAACACAATTAGGTACATATGAACATCCTAAGTTTTTTGATTATGCATTTAAATATTCAAAAAAAGAAGTTGTAATAGTTTCCCCTTGGATCAATTGGAACGTAATAAAGGAAAAAAAATACTATATAGAAGATGCATTAAAAAGAAATGTAAGAATTACTTTTAATTATGGTATGGGAGAAATAAAAGATTTAGATATAGAATCAAAAGAATTCTTTGATAAAATGAGAGCTAAATATAATAACCTATTAGTATATATTACACGTAAAGTACCTGATCATTCTAAAATATTAATTTGTGATAGGGATTGGATGATTACAACAAGTTTTAATTGGACATCCTTTAAAGGAGATATAAATAGAGCGAAAAGAAAAGAAAGGGGTACATTTTTAAATGATAGAAGAGAGATTTTAAAAAATATTGAAGAATATTCAAGTGAACCTATCTAA